GGACAATGGTATAAACTCACCGCCAAAACCGGAACGTACGATGACGCTGACCCGATCGGTGTATTGGACGTTACCGTCCTGTCGAAACAGATCCTGGAACCGATTCTTGGCATCCAGGATCTTCGGACAGACAAGCGGATCGACTTTGTGGGCGGTCTTCGCGGCCTCGGTGAATTGGAACGCCGCGTGAACAGCGGAGAAATGAAAGTTGCCTTCGCTTTGTACCCGGTTACGATGAAGCAACTCATCGATATTTCCGACAGCGGTAAAATCATGCCTCCGAAGACCACTTGGTTTGAACCGAAACTGCGCAGTGGATTGATTCTTCACTCCCTGGAAGATTGATCCATGTCGTCGAATCAAAACCTCTTTCACCCACCCGATTTCGATTCCATCCTGCAGCGAATCCAGAATCTGAATGCAGATGCCGAGCGAAAATGGGGCACTATGAACGTCCACCAAATGGTCGTCCATTGCAGCGACCCGATCCGGGAGGTATTAGGAATTCGACCAACACGCAATCTGAGCAATTTGCTTTTGCGGACCGTCGGAAAATGGATGGCGCTTTACGGACCCGAATGGCAAAAAGGGAAATTCCCAACTTCTCCCGACTATGACCAATTGAAGAAGGGAACGCCCCCAACCACCTTCGAATCGGATCGTGAGCAACTTCAGCGATTATTGGAAAAAGTTCGCGAACTTCCGCTAAACCATCCGATGCCGGCCCATCCGGCTTTTGGGAAGATGAGCAGAAAAGAATGGGGTAGGTTGGGGTATCGACACCTTGACCATCACCTTCGACAATTCAATCGCTGAGGTTTCCTATGTCCCCCCTGCCGTTAGTCTTATTACACGGAGCCTTAGGCGATGTCCGCCAATTGCAACCGCTGGCTAAATTGCTGGATGACCGTAGCGTCATCTCCGTCAACTTTCCCGGGCACGGAACAGATGCTGTGCATTCCACCCCGTTCACGATGGATGACCTGGCTGCTGCCATCACTCAGGTGATGGATGAACATCAGGTCGAACGGGCAGACATGTTCGGTTACAGCATGGGCGGTTACGCGGCCCTTTGGTTGCTGCACTTGCAACCTGACCGCGTCCGCCGCCTTTTCACCCTGGGAACCAAGCTTTCCTGGAATCCTGAAATCGCCACCCGGGAACAGGCGAATCTTCAGCCGGAGAAAATCCGGGAAAAAGTGCCCGCTTTAATGCGTTCACTCGCTCAGCGTCATGGCGAGGAGCATTGGGAAAAAGTCGTTCGATCCACCGCCGCCATGATGCAATGGTTGGGAAGTCACCCGTTGAAAGAGGAAGACTTCCTCTTCATGACGCACGAAATCTGCCTCGGTCTGGGTGATGCGGATAAAATGGTTTCGCTGGAAGAGACGCAACGCGTGCTGGGCTACCTGAACAACGGTTCACTTTCTTCGCTCGCCGGGACGCCCCATCCTCTGGAACAAGTCGATCTGACGCTTCTTCGCGATGTGCTGATCCGGTTCCTGAACTAAGACGTTCAAAGCTTGTCCAGGTTCTCCAGGTAATATTCCGCCTGGCGCAGTGTTTTATCCCGTTCCGTTGCCGACATCTTATCCCAGGTACGATAGACCATCCCGATGCGCGGGTTCTTCTCCAGCAGCGGGCGATTGATCTGATGAAAATGCCAATAGAGGGAATTGAACGGGCAGGCCTTATCACCATGCCGTGACTTCCGATCGTAATCGCAACCCGAACAATAATCACTCATCTTATCGATATAGTTACCCGAGGAGACATATGGCTTTGTTCCAACCAGCCCTCCATCCGCAAATTGGCTCATGCCGCGGGTGTTCGTGATCTCCACCCATTCGATCGCGTCGATGTAAATGCCCAGGTACCAATCGTCAACAGCACGTGGATCGACACCTGCCAGCAAGGCAAAGTTGCCGGTGATCATCAACCGTTGAATATGATGGGCGTAAGCGTTGTCCAGGCTTCCCCGGATGGTTTGATGAAGGCAATTCATTCCGGTTTCACCGTTCCAATACCAACCGGGCAATTCCCTGACATGGGAAAAGAAATTTCGCTCCGCATACCCGGGCATATTCGCCCAATAAACTCCCCTGACATACTCCCGCCACCCGAGGATCTGTCGCACGAATCCTTCGACCTGTGGAAGCGATATCAAGTCGGGGCGATCGCGGTAGGCAGCCACCGCGGCATCCACCACCTCCCGGGGTGAGAGCATTTTCGTATTCAGGGAAAAGGACAAGCGGCTGTGGAACATGAATGGCTCCCCGGATTTCATCGCGTCCTGATAGGTGCCAAAAAATGGAAGCAGTTGTTCGCAAAACCAGTGCAACAACCGAAGCGACTCCTTCCTGTTCTTCGGCCATGGTAATGCTTTCGGGTCGACGCGTCCCATCGTCCTAACCCCGACCTGCACCACAGTCGCATACAAATCCGTCACGTCATGCTTCAACTGTAGTTCCGTTGGAACTGAGACTTTCCCGTCATACCGGCTACGATTTTCCTGATCAAAATTCCACTTCGATCCTTCGGGTTCATCTCCAGCCATCAACACCCCATGTTTCCTGCGCAACATGCGATAAAAGCTTTCCAGGAGGTAGGTCTTCTTCCCTGAAAAATGATCGGCCAGCGTAGTCCGTTCGGTATAAAAATGCTCGCTGTCACAGGAGACATACGGTTCACCCGTCGGAAGACAAGCGTTGCGTAATTGCAGATCGAGCCGATATTCATCCGGTAGCTGGTATTCAAGCCTGCGCGCCTTTGTTGCCCGCGCTATCTGATCAATGTTTCGGGTAAGGTCCTGCTGGTTATCCGGATCGTCCAGTTTCAGATAACGAATGTGGTGCCCGGCCGCGGTCAGGGCTTCCGCAAACGATCGCATCGCGTGGAAGAAAGCCAATACCTTTTGGATATGATGGACGACATAATCCGTTTCCTGACGGACCTCCATCATCAGATACAGGATCCCATCGTCTTTTCTCCTGAACCAGGAGTGCTTTGCATTAAGCTGATCGCCCAGGATCAGACGAATCGTATGATATCGTGGAGAACTGCTCACTTGGATTTGAAAACATCCGGAGGCAGTCCCTGGTTCACACGATAATTGGAAAAACGTAAATAAATCTTCCCTTTTTCCCGCGCTTTCGGATCAATGGGTTTTGAACTTTTCGTGTTGTTCAGATCCGCGGCAACCGCTTTGGGTATCTTGAATTTCCGGGTGTCAACGGTAAACACCATGCTATCGGGTAAGGCGTACTGCCGTTGGGACCCGAAGAAGTAATCGCTGGTCATCGTACCGTTGGACCGAGTGGTCACCTGAGAGCGTCGAATCAGCTTTTCCGAAACATCGATCCAGAATTTTCCCAGGATCAGATCGGAAGTGTCGGATAAAGGGAGTACGCTGAGCAATTGCAATTCCCGCCCTTCGACTACCTCTTTTCCCTGCAGGACAGGAACATAACTCGCTGTATCGGCCAGGGTTCGTACCACCTGATCGAACCCTTGCCGGGGTAGCATGGCGATACCCTTCGACTTGATCCGGAATTGGTCGGGCTGACGGAAGAATACGCTTGCCTGCACAGGCAATGCTTTGACGAAACTGATATCGGTCCGGATCAGCACATCGGCCTGATACTCCCGGACTTTGCGGAACTTACCGTTCAGATCACGCAAGAGTTCGCGCGCATCCTGAGCGGAAAGCTCCATCACGCCAAACAGGAGTAATAGTGGCAATAGTCGACGGATCATGTAAGGATGTCTTTCCGGTTAAAGTGGAAAAGGCCGATTCCGAGGAACACGATGATATGCCCAAAGACAAAGATCGCCGAGTCGCGTATCTGCTCCCATGGGATCGGCTCCTCGAAGAAACTGCGCCAGGCATTCATGTGTGTCGTGAACAGATAAGGACGGATGCGTTCGAACAACGGCACATCCAGGGAGCCGATGATGGTAAACAAGATGATGATCGCCATGGTCGTGATAATCGGGCCGATTGAGTTGTCGGAGTAACAGGACAATAACATCGACAAAGCGCCAACCAGTGACAGGGCCAGAAATGCCATGGCCAGTGCGGCAAAGAATCGCCACAGCACATCGTAGGCCGGGATGATCACCAGTTCGTCGGTTTTCAAGACAATCAGGTCGCCCTGTCCGAAGATCAACAAGCTGACCCCTAATGCAAGTATTCCCAGCCAGACTAATATCAGGAAGGTATACAACTGTCCTGCAAAGAATTTCGAAAAAAGGATGGAGGCCCGCGATGCAGGCCGGGTCAACCACAACCGCAAGGTACCCATGGCAGCCTCCCCGGAGATGAGGTCGCCGGTGACCAGGGCGACAAGCAGGGGAATTTGCAAGATCAACGCCTGCAAGATCACAAAGCAAACCAGGCTTCCGTTCAGGATCTTCCCTTCAAATACAAACGACTGCTCTACGTTCTGCGTAACGAACTGGATGTACTCCATCCCGTCCGCGTACAACGCGAATTGTACAAGCGTGCAAAAGATAAAGATCACCGCGAAGCCAATGTAGCTTCTGGGTCGGGCCGCGATCTTCAACAACTCGAGCCAAATGAGGCGGATCATCGCGACTTCCCTCCTTTCATCGTCCCTTCTTCCATGGTCAATCGGACGAACAGATCCTCCAATCTCCGGCGGGACTGAATAGCCGTAACAGCCATGCCACGACCGACCAGCCATTCGTTGACGCGAGGGATCTCGTCGTCTGATAAGGATAGTATCCAGTGATCAGAGGAACGCTGCTGAATGCGCCCGATCCAGGGAAAATCATCCGGCGGATTGTTGGAAAGAGGCGTTGAAAGAAAACTAAAGGAAACCACCAGATCTTCCCGGCTCAACAACTCCGCTACTGTTCCTTCAACGATCGCTCTGCCCTTGTTGATGATCACCATTCGGGTGGCGATCAGCTCGATCTCGGACAGGATGTGGGAAGAAAGGAAAATGGTTTTGCCTTCTGCCTGCAACTGCAACAACAATTTGCGAAGGTCGACGATCCCTTGTGGGTCAAGTCCGGTCGTGGGCTCGTCCAGGATGATCAGATCCGGATCATGCAACAAAGCTTGCGCAAGGCCCAGCCGTTGTTTCATTCCGTGGGAATAACCTTTCACGGCATCGCGATCACGCTGAGACAATCCGACCAGTTCCAGCATCCGATCGATTCGATGGCGAGCATCCCTTACCTTACTGAGCCAGGCAAACAGCTCCAGGTTTTTCCTTCCACTCAGGTTCTTATAGAAATCCGGCTTTTCTACGATCGATCCGATACGACGCATCGCACCTGCCCGATCCGCCGCGAGCGATTGTCCGAAGATCTTTATCTGACCACCGGTAGGCCGGATCAGACCAAGCAGTGCGCGAATGGTTGTACTCTTCCCTGCTCCATTCGGTCCTAAGAAGCCGTAGATATCGCCCTGGTCAACATGAAAGGACAAATCATCGACCGCGACAAAAGAGCCATAGGTCTTTCGGAAATTCTCAACAGTTAAGGCGGGTGTCATTTCGACCAAACGAAGGTAGCAAGGTTTTATCGCCCATAATGCTCAGTGAGCTATTCTTTATTGTGCTCGTCCTGACTTACTGGTTCATTTGACCAGACGGAGAATTGCCGGATCATCCGGCTCAACCGATGAAGGGAAAAAGGCAAGCAACTGACCTTCTCCATCAATGAGATATTTGCAGAAATTCCAGGTGGGCGCCTGCGTGTTCCAGCCATTCTTCGATTTATCGGTCAGCCAGGAATAAACCGGCGCGATATCACGTCCTGATGTTCTCACTTTCTCAAACATGGGAAATGTAACGCCATAATTATTCGAGCAAAAGGAACGGATCTGCGTTGCATCACCCGGCTCTTGTCCTCCAAAATCATTCGAAGGAAATCCGACAACGACAAGGCGGCCTGAGTATTGCTGGTAAAGCTTCTCCAGCTTTTCATATTGGGGTGTATAGCCGCATTCACTCGCCGTATTCACCAGCAGGATGGTCTTGCCTTTGAATTGATCGAAGCCAACCAGGTCACCCTCCAGGTTTTTGGCGACTAGTGAATGGAATTCAATCGGGGCGGCGCTACGACCCGAATCGTCAGGTCGCTCGGCAGTACGGGTACAGGATGCGATCAAGGCCATGATCGGTACGGAAATGAAACTGTGCCACTTTTTCATGCTAGTTCGTACTTCGGGACTTGCGACAACGCTCACTGCAATAACGGACCTGCTCCCATGTTCTCTTCCACTTCTTTCGCCAATTGAACGGTCGGGAACAGGTTACACAGATCTTATGCGGCAAGTCGGATTTCTTCACCGGAATGCGCCGAAAGTTAACCCGTTTTCAGTGAACCGATACCAGCATCCATGCTGAAAACCTTTCCACTGACACTCTGAGAAGCACCCGTCAGAAGCCACTCGGCAAGAGAGGCCGGCTCTTCCGGGTCAAGGATGCGCTTCAACGGATGCCGGTCGATCGCTGCTTGTTTTCTCTGGTCGTTGGAGAGCATGCTGCTGGCGAGTTCTGTATTGGTCAGGGTGGGTGCAATCACATTTATGCGAACAGAGGGCGCCCATTCGGCTGCAAGAGAGCGTGCCAGACCTTCCACAGCACCTTTAGCCAAGGCAATACTGCTGTGAAAGGGCATTCCGGTCTGCACCGCCACGGTACTGAATAAAACCACCGAAGCCCCACCATCCCTTCCTTTCAAATTACCTTCCACGTGCTGCAACAAGCGGATCGCGCCCAGCGCATTGATTTGCAAATCCTCCTGGAAGTCATGCGCTTTGAGACCTCGGAAGGGTTTGAGACGGATCGTACCGGGCAAGTATGCAAGTCCGGAGATGGGTCCTTCCACAACGGGTAATTGCGCTTCAGGATTTCCAAAATCAACTTCGCAGAAGGAGCTGCCTGCGGGTAAGCTGTCGGGATGCGTCCGCCCCAGGATAAGCACATCGTGACCAGCGTTAGTCAGGCGATTCACGAGCGCTCTTCCTATTCCGGTACGTCCACCGGCAACCACGAATTTTCCCACGCTCCATCAACATTCGGGCGGGGTAAATGTTTTACAAACCGACCGCGAAAGCCCCATTGAGCCGCTTAACTTTAACCCATGCTTTTCAACCCCCAGGTTTTGGCGGAACTGCAGCAAACCTGCGCACGCTATAACGCTTGCCTGGTCGCTGTTTCCAAGACCAAACCTGTAGCTGCGATTGAGGCTGTCTATCAGACAGGTCAACGAGATTTCGGCGAAAATTATGTCCAGGAGTTGAGTGAAAAAGCCGGTCAATTGCCGCAGGATATCCGGTGGCACTTCATCGGTCACCTTCAAACCAACAAGGTCAAACAGGTCGTTCCCTATGCGCACCTCATACACGGCGTCGACAGTAAACGCTTGTTATCGGAGATCAATAAGGAGGCAGGCAAATCGGGTAAGATGATCCATTGCCTATTGCAGGTTTTCATTGCCAACGAGGCAACCAAATTCGGACTTTCCGAATCCGAACTGTATTCGATCCTCGATCAGCTGGATGCCGGAGCACTCCCGCATGTTCAGGTTAGCGGCCTGATGGGGATGGCCACCAATACCGATGAGGAACAAGTCATTCGTGCCGAATTTCGACACCTGAAATCCGTCTTCGACGAATGCAAGGCCCGCTACCCGAAAGCAGCCGGACATTTTACGGAGCTGTCGATGGGAATGACATCCGACTACCGGATAGCCCTGGAGGAAGCAAGCACCATGATCCGGATCGGTTCGGCAATCTTTGGCGAAAGGGAATATGCACGGAAGTGATCTGCATCCCTTAGGTGTACTCTTCGCCCTGCTGACCACGATCACCTGGGCGATGGGAATCTTTCCCTTTACGCAGGCTGCACGTAGACTGGGAATCGGGCCGTTGAATTTCTTCCGGCTTGTCCTCGCAACTTGCTTCATTGCCGTCCTTGCTTTCATGTTTCCCCCTTCGTTTCTAGCGATCTTCGGTTCACATTACTTTCCAGCCTGGTGCTGGCTCGGGCTATCAGGGATCATTGGTCTTACCGTGGGCGACTATTTCGGCTTTGCCATGTATGCTGTGCTGGGGGCCCGACTGGGTAGTGTCCTGACCACATTTGCTCCGGGCGCAGCACTGGTCACCGGCATGTTGATCGTGGACGAGCACATGACCTGGGCAGGAATACTCGGCATGGTCATCACCATTGCCGGCGTTATCTGGATCTCCCTCTCGAAATCCGAGCGCGAACGGGCAAGCGACACGCGTTACGGTTCGATCGCAAAGGGAATCATCTACGGTGTGTTGGCAGCCTTTTGCCAGGGCGCCGGTCTGGTTTTGGCCAAGAAGGGGATGCTGGACCAGGCTGCGGCCGGTTTGCCGCTTCATCCCGTCCACGCGACCTTTATGCGGCTTTCCATCGGAACGCTTTCTTTGTTGATCATGATCCTGCTAACACGGAAGTGGAACCAAACCGTATTCCCCATCCTAATCAACAAGGAAGGCGGTATTCGCTTTGCCGTCCTGGGCACGATCTTCGGTCCGACACTCGGAGTCAGTCTGTCACTATTTACGGTAGCATACCTGGATGCCGCTGCAGCCCAGACCATCTTCTCGCTTGTGCCGGTCGTTGCCCTTTTCTTATCTTACTTCCTGATCCGGGAGAAGATCACCGGAAAGTCCTTGATAGGTGTACTGGTGGCTGTGTCCGGAGTCATCATCCTCATCTGGCACCGACAGCTCGAAGCACTCCTCCATTTAGCGCCCTGACCCATGCAAGCACCACGCTACCTCCCTACCGTTCTGCTTCTCGCTTGTTTCCTGATCCCTTTCTTCCATTACTTTCTGACCTGTACCGATTCGCTGATGTTTGACGATGCCGCGGAATTCGCGTTGGTCATCAAACTCGGATCCATCGCCCATTCACCGGGCACACCGGCCTACATCCTGGGCGGAATGATCTGGAACAGCCTGAGCTCGGTCTTCAGTTCAAGCCTGATTACCCGGCTCAACCTGTTTTCAGTTTTTTTGGTTAGCACCGCAATCGCGTTGCTCTATCTGGCGCTTCGGAATTTCCTGCTCCTTTCCCGCCAGGAGTCAAACGCGAGTGTTCGACTGGAACTATCCGCCGCCTTTGCCGCACTGGCTTTCGGCCTCGGGCCGGTTACCTGGTCCTGGGCCAACACCATCGAAGTATACGGATTCCAGGTATTCGCCATGGCACTCCTGTTGTTCGGTTTGACCAGTTGGAAGCGATCCGGCAGATTCCCCTATCTCCTCCTCGCTTCCATCGGCTGGGCTTTGGGTCTGAGTAACCATCACCTTACCATGATCGTGTTCTCTCCCTTCATTCCGTTTTTCTTCCTGTCCGACTTCTTTTACGTTGCTGCCATTGAATCGAAATCAACGAAAAAGAAGAAGTCTGCTGCCGAAGCTGGTACATTTTCGAAACTCCTTGCAGCCATCCGCTCACGTGACTTTATTCGATTCACGCTTATCGCCGCAGTTTTTACACTGACCTGTTATGCCTGGATGTTTTGGAGAGCGCAATCGGACTATGCCTTCATGTTCGGACAACCGAAAGACCTTGGTGCACTCTTCTTTCATGTTCGTGGCGGAGCCTATACGAAGAACATTACCGACACTTCGTCGGGCATGATGGCGGTTCGTTTCCCTTACTTCCTCAACCTGACGGCCCAACAACTGGGCATTTTCCTGATACCGTTTTTTTGGGGAGTTTACGAAATGTTCAGAAGCCGCAGACGATTGACGGCGTTGGTCGTCCTTTGCTTTTACGCTTTGCTCTTCATCTATCAGGTTCGTAATAACCAATGGGCCAGTACCGATGCCTATATGTTACTACCGTTTCTGATTCTTAGCATTCCGCTTGCCGAAGGTATCTTTGCCCTCACTGCTAAACCCTGGGCGCGCATCCTCGTTCCCATCGCCTTAGTCTTGAATTTTTCACTGCCCGGTTACGCCGCACACAACCGTAAAACGTATCCGGTAAGCAGGGATCTCATGGAATTGCTGGATGCATCGGCTCCGAGGAATAGTGTCGTGATCATCTCGGACTGGACAACGGTGATCCAGTATTACTACTACCGGATCGCGGAAAATTTCCGCCCGGACTTGACGGTTCTCAATTACGATATCAAGTTCACCCACTTCAGGATACTTCCGATCCTGTATCCTGCATTCTACACGAAGATCCAACCGGAATACGACGGTTTCATCGAAGCCTTGCGCTCCGAGCACCCCTACCAGGTGGTGAACACCGGCTGTGACCTGAATACGCCCTACCTCCTCGCGAAATTCAAGACGCTGGTCGCCAAAATGGAAAAGGTCTGTTCCGAGGAGAATCGGCCGTTCCTGATCGATCCGAAGGGATTTGTCTTTTATACGCAACAGGGACTGATCAGTCCACAACGGCATGTTTCGGGTTGCTTTGTTTCGAGTATGCCACCCGACTCGATCAGCGCGGCGAAATTCTTACCTATGGATTTCACCTTCCTGGAGTCCCCGCTGTTGCGCCATGATCCCTCCTGTCTGGATAAGCTGGTTGATTTTCAGGCGATGCTGGACCAGCACATCACGTATTACGGTGGCGTGGGCGATACGCTTCGGGCTCGTCAGGCAGAACGGTCGCGCGAAAAGATTCTCAAGCTCCAACGTGAGCTGAAGCAAAGTATGTCCTTTGCTTATAAGAAATGAGCCCCAACTATCGGATCCTAAACGATTCCACGGCAAGTCGGTAACTGTCCAGTCCGAATCCGCCGATGACTCCCCGGCTGTTCCTGGCAGTCAGGGACTGCTGTCGAAAAGGCTCCCGGGCGTGAATGTTACTGATATGGACTTCGACCACCGGCGTGCTGACAGCCGCGATCGTATCTGCCAGGGCAACAGAGGTATGACTGTAGCCGGCCGGGTTGAAGATGATGCCGTCCCAATTCCCATCAGCTGCCTGAAGTGCATTGATCAACTCTCCTTCCAGGTTGGATTGAAGATACCCGAATTCAATGTCACGGAAGTGCTGCTTTAATTCCACCAGGTAATCCTCAAAATTCCGGTTGCCGTAGATTTCAGGCTCCCGCCTTCCAAGAAGGTTGAGGTTCGGTCCGTTCAGAATCAGGAGTTTCATAGGATTTTAATGCGAGCACAAATTTTACATAATTATTCAAATAATTCTGTGAATAATTAGGTGTTAAATGGAGCATTCCCCATCGTCGGAATGAGCATTTTTATCGTCGTGAGCTGGAAATCCTACATCAATGGGTTCAAATCCTGGCTGAAAGTCGAGCGGTCGCTTTCCGGAAATTCGGTGGAAGCGTATTTGCACGACATGAGTCTGTTCGAACACTACCTGGAATCCGAGCAACTTCGCCTCCCTCCAGCCGACATTCGCCTGGAGCATCTGCAGGGCTTCATCGTCCGCATCAACGAGCAGGGACTCAGTGCCAGAAGCCAGGCGCGTATCATTTCGGGCCTGAAGTCATTCTTCAAGTACTGCCTGTTGGAAAATCTCACACAAGATGATCCCTCCCAACTCCTGGAAACCCCGAAACTCGGGCGAAAGCTGCCGGATACGCTCTCAGTCGATGACATTAACCGCCTGATTGCAGCCATCGACCTGAGCAAGCCCGAGGGCATCCGAAACAAGGCGATGCTGGAAACACTTTACTCCTGCGGACTTCGCGTTAGCGAGCTGGTCAACCTCAAGTTGTCGAACCTCCACCTCGAGATCGGGT
This genomic stretch from Bacteroidota bacterium harbors:
- the aroQ gene encoding type II 3-dehydroquinate dehydratase, yielding MKLLILNGPNLNLLGRREPEIYGNRNFEDYLVELKQHFRDIEFGYLQSNLEGELINALQAADGNWDGIIFNPAGYSHTSVALADTIAAVSTPVVEVHISNIHAREPFRQQSLTARNSRGVIGGFGLDSYRLAVESFRIR
- a CDS encoding glutathione peroxidase, with the protein product MKKWHSFISVPIMALIASCTRTAERPDDSGRSAAPIEFHSLVAKNLEGDLVGFDQFKGKTILLVNTASECGYTPQYEKLEKLYQQYSGRLVVVGFPSNDFGGQEPGDATQIRSFCSNNYGVTFPMFEKVRTSGRDIAPVYSWLTDKSKNGWNTQAPTWNFCKYLIDGEGQLLAFFPSSVEPDDPAILRLVK
- a CDS encoding YggS family pyridoxal phosphate-dependent enzyme, which gives rise to MLFNPQVLAELQQTCARYNACLVAVSKTKPVAAIEAVYQTGQRDFGENYVQELSEKAGQLPQDIRWHFIGHLQTNKVKQVVPYAHLIHGVDSKRLLSEINKEAGKSGKMIHCLLQVFIANEATKFGLSESELYSILDQLDAGALPHVQVSGLMGMATNTDEEQVIRAEFRHLKSVFDECKARYPKAAGHFTELSMGMTSDYRIALEEASTMIRIGSAIFGEREYARK
- a CDS encoding SDR family oxidoreductase produces the protein MGKFVVAGGRTGIGRALVNRLTNAGHDVLILGRTHPDSLPAGSSFCEVDFGNPEAQLPVVEGPISGLAYLPGTIRLKPFRGLKAHDFQEDLQINALGAIRLLQHVEGNLKGRDGGASVVLFSTVAVQTGMPFHSSIALAKGAVEGLARSLAAEWAPSVRINVIAPTLTNTELASSMLSNDQRKQAAIDRHPLKRILDPEEPASLAEWLLTGASQSVSGKVFSMDAGIGSLKTG
- a CDS encoding DMT family transporter, with translation MHGSDLHPLGVLFALLTTITWAMGIFPFTQAARRLGIGPLNFFRLVLATCFIAVLAFMFPPSFLAIFGSHYFPAWCWLGLSGIIGLTVGDYFGFAMYAVLGARLGSVLTTFAPGAALVTGMLIVDEHMTWAGILGMVITIAGVIWISLSKSERERASDTRYGSIAKGIIYGVLAAFCQGAGLVLAKKGMLDQAAAGLPLHPVHATFMRLSIGTLSLLIMILLTRKWNQTVFPILINKEGGIRFAVLGTIFGPTLGVSLSLFTVAYLDAAAAQTIFSLVPVVALFLSYFLIREKITGKSLIGVLVAVSGVIILIWHRQLEALLHLAP
- a CDS encoding cryptochrome/photolyase family protein, giving the protein MILGDQLNAKHSWFRRKDDGILYLMMEVRQETDYVVHHIQKVLAFFHAMRSFAEALTAAGHHIRYLKLDDPDNQQDLTRNIDQIARATKARRLEYQLPDEYRLDLQLRNACLPTGEPYVSCDSEHFYTERTTLADHFSGKKTYLLESFYRMLRRKHGVLMAGDEPEGSKWNFDQENRSRYDGKVSVPTELQLKHDVTDLYATVVQVGVRTMGRVDPKALPWPKNRKESLRLLHWFCEQLLPFFGTYQDAMKSGEPFMFHSRLSFSLNTKMLSPREVVDAAVAAYRDRPDLISLPQVEGFVRQILGWREYVRGVYWANMPGYAERNFFSHVRELPGWYWNGETGMNCLHQTIRGSLDNAYAHHIQRLMITGNFALLAGVDPRAVDDWYLGIYIDAIEWVEITNTRGMSQFADGGLVGTKPYVSSGNYIDKMSDYCSGCDYDRKSRHGDKACPFNSLYWHFHQINRPLLEKNPRIGMVYRTWDKMSATERDKTLRQAEYYLENLDKL
- a CDS encoding ABC transporter permease subunit, whose protein sequence is MIRLIWLELLKIAARPRSYIGFAVIFIFCTLVQFALYADGMEYIQFVTQNVEQSFVFEGKILNGSLVCFVILQALILQIPLLVALVTGDLISGEAAMGTLRLWLTRPASRASILFSKFFAGQLYTFLILVWLGILALGVSLLIFGQGDLIVLKTDELVIIPAYDVLWRFFAALAMAFLALSLVGALSMLLSCYSDNSIGPIITTMAIIILFTIIGSLDVPLFERIRPYLFTTHMNAWRSFFEEPIPWEQIRDSAIFVFGHIIVFLGIGLFHFNRKDILT
- a CDS encoding DUF1569 domain-containing protein yields the protein MSSNQNLFHPPDFDSILQRIQNLNADAERKWGTMNVHQMVVHCSDPIREVLGIRPTRNLSNLLLRTVGKWMALYGPEWQKGKFPTSPDYDQLKKGTPPTTFESDREQLQRLLEKVRELPLNHPMPAHPAFGKMSRKEWGRLGYRHLDHHLRQFNR
- a CDS encoding alpha/beta fold hydrolase, with the protein product MSPLPLVLLHGALGDVRQLQPLAKLLDDRSVISVNFPGHGTDAVHSTPFTMDDLAAAITQVMDEHQVERADMFGYSMGGYAALWLLHLQPDRVRRLFTLGTKLSWNPEIATREQANLQPEKIREKVPALMRSLAQRHGEEHWEKVVRSTAAMMQWLGSHPLKEEDFLFMTHEICLGLGDADKMVSLEETQRVLGYLNNGSLSSLAGTPHPLEQVDLTLLRDVLIRFLN
- a CDS encoding DUF2723 domain-containing protein gives rise to the protein MQAPRYLPTVLLLACFLIPFFHYFLTCTDSLMFDDAAEFALVIKLGSIAHSPGTPAYILGGMIWNSLSSVFSSSLITRLNLFSVFLVSTAIALLYLALRNFLLLSRQESNASVRLELSAAFAALAFGLGPVTWSWANTIEVYGFQVFAMALLLFGLTSWKRSGRFPYLLLASIGWALGLSNHHLTMIVFSPFIPFFFLSDFFYVAAIESKSTKKKKSAAEAGTFSKLLAAIRSRDFIRFTLIAAVFTLTCYAWMFWRAQSDYAFMFGQPKDLGALFFHVRGGAYTKNITDTSSGMMAVRFPYFLNLTAQQLGIFLIPFFWGVYEMFRSRRRLTALVVLCFYALLFIYQVRNNQWASTDAYMLLPFLILSIPLAEGIFALTAKPWARILVPIALVLNFSLPGYAAHNRKTYPVSRDLMELLDASAPRNSVVIISDWTTVIQYYYYRIAENFRPDLTVLNYDIKFTHFRILPILYPAFYTKIQPEYDGFIEALRSEHPYQVVNTGCDLNTPYLLAKFKTLVAKMEKVCSEENRPFLIDPKGFVFYTQQGLISPQRHVSGCFVSSMPPDSISAAKFLPMDFTFLESPLLRHDPSCLDKLVDFQAMLDQHITYYGGVGDTLRARQAERSREKILKLQRELKQSMSFAYKK
- a CDS encoding ABC transporter ATP-binding protein, with protein sequence MTPALTVENFRKTYGSFVAVDDLSFHVDQGDIYGFLGPNGAGKSTTIRALLGLIRPTGGQIKIFGQSLAADRAGAMRRIGSIVEKPDFYKNLSGRKNLELFAWLSKVRDARHRIDRMLELVGLSQRDRDAVKGYSHGMKQRLGLAQALLHDPDLIILDEPTTGLDPQGIVDLRKLLLQLQAEGKTIFLSSHILSEIELIATRMVIINKGRAIVEGTVAELLSREDLVVSFSFLSTPLSNNPPDDFPWIGRIQQRSSDHWILSLSDDEIPRVNEWLVGRGMAVTAIQSRRRLEDLFVRLTMEEGTMKGGKSR
- a CDS encoding DUF2256 domain-containing protein, which codes for MKKSDLPHKICVTCSRPFNWRKKWKRTWEQVRYCSERCRKSRSTN